In Benincasa hispida cultivar B227 chromosome 8, ASM972705v1, whole genome shotgun sequence, the sequence ATAAAATTGTATGTTTTctataatttaacctatatttaatctcaaatttaaatttaaaattttgattttattgcTTTAACCTTAAACTTGAATTAATTGTACAAGGGCCTTTTTTGGGTGGGCTAAATCCTCCTTTATTTTGAAACATGTGGTGCTTAAGCTTTAAGCTTTAATAGCtacctaatttttttattgagtccttaaattatattcattaatcattaaaaaaaatcaatttaagtttggtaaaaaaattaaagtgatttattaattgattttaagttttttttttatatataatttaaggCAATGTTTTTAGGCACAAAGGTAATAAAGTGTAATTCCCAAATAACACCAATTGCTTCATTAATATtttccaataataataataacataatatcCATTCAATTGAGTATTTCCACGaggttatcgttgtaatttCATCTCTTTCAGACCCCCACCGCCGGAAACTTAATCCACCGCTACCGCCACCGTCACCGTCACTGCCGCCGTAATTATTACGTGGCCGCTCCGGAATTTTCATACCGCCATGATTTGAATATTCGGCACCCAATTTTCCGTGATTGTCTGCTACAAACTCCAAATATTCCGAACTTGTCCCCTCCATTTCCCCTTCTACCCCTCTCAAATTCCCATATTCCCATTCTGCCCCttcgtcatcttcttcttcttcccgacAGATCGCCTCCGTCTCCGCCGCTGCTTCACTGCAACAACTTCTCACTGGCGACCAACCATCCGATTCCCAATTCGGCCATACACTCGTACTCAATTTCCCAATTCTTTCCTTACCAGAGAGTTCACTTTCCTGCCCGCCGAAGCCGGAGGTTTCGTTGGCGATCGGAATTTCCTCCTCGTCGTCGGAAAAACTGCCGTTGACCCAGTCAAGCACGCACCTGGGGGAATTCTCTACGGCAATCTCCGGCGAGGCCGCCGCCGCAAGAAATGGATGCTGCAGCAGCCGATCACAGCTCCACCGTTCACTAGGATTCCTTCTGAGACACTTCCGGAGAAAATCCCGGCCGACATCCGACAACCGTGTTGGAAAATCCGGCAAATCGTCCGAAAATCCGATTCGACTAAGTGTATCGGCTCCGAAATCTTCCCACGCTGGTTTTCCGGTGACCATTTCAATGACCGTGCACCCAACTGACCAAACGTCCGATTCCGGCCCTTGAAATTCTCCCCGGACCACCTCCGGTGCCATCCACAGTGGACTCCCACGTGGCGCAATCGAACCGAGACACCTGTCACCGGCGCGGGAAAGTTCAATTGCAGAGCCGAAATCAGCCAATTTGACAACCCTGGGATTCAATCCGATCAAAATGTTCCTCCCTTTAACATCACAATGAACAATTCCTTTGGAATGAATGTAACTGAGAGCCGAAACGAGGCACCGTGTCCTCTCACGTAAAAGCTTATCATCGCCGGCGGCAGTGGCGTCGTCGGCGACCGTACCACCTGGCAAATACTCCATATGCAGGTTTCGAAACGACGTCGTGGGAGACTCATTGGAAACATCATCGCCAAGAAAGCCCACAACGTAAGGCGAATTCAACGATCGGAGAATCCGAATTTCGTTCTCTAAAGACTCAATTTGTCGCCGGAATCCAATACTCTGTTCTACAGATTTAACCGCGAAGATCCGACCGTCCGATTTCCCGATTCCGACACTCACAGTACCAAACGAGCCCTTTCCGATGACAGACTTAGTTCGCGTCCACGAAAGCGGCGTCGTTTTCACCATTTTCAGTGCCCAAAGAACAGAAACAGAGGAAAAAAGGTTGAGGAAAAGTTGAATGGTTTGAGAATTTGGGTGTTGAGGGAGTATTTATACAGGCGCGTGGATCATTGATTATGGGggtcaaaaaaagaaaaaagaattgtgcaaaaataaataaaagaaaattatttgaaaattatttgatGGGGGGATTTAGAGATATGGAAATGTGGATAATTTGAAGAAACGGTTAAAATGGGAAGAGGCTGAATTTTATTGGGTGGATGTGCACCAAGTTTTGCGATTCTCGATGCTTTTGAAACGTGTTTGATTTTTTGAGTTTTATCCTTATcccatctttcttcttcccaTCTCAACCTTTGcttttaatcttaaatttaggtTTAATCTCCTACTTTCCGTCTTCCTTCATTCTCATtatctaattttcaaattaataataggTGCACAAATCAACAAATTATTCAATCATAATTTATCATgtgacaaattttattttttactttttttaaatattttaatattttcttgatTTGATTGGTTACAAAGATGCACAAAGGTAGGTGCATCAATTATTATcctttaaaaatattcattttcgtCTCTATATTTGAGGGTGTTTATATTCATCAACATATTTTTAAAGAGTAATTATTTTGATcccttcatttttatttctatttcaaGATTACGTAACCAAAATGGTCACTATTCAACATTTAAGAActacttataattttttttaaaaataataaccaaAGTTTAAAGTACAAGgataaaactaaacatttaaaaaaaatgtaggaaccaaaatgaatcaaaaactaaaataaatatttaagactaatttttaaaatagtatttaaacctaattTAAAAAAGGAGATTGAAAATAAGTATGAGGTGGACTCAAATAttactcttttttaaaaaatggttaaaaaatgaaataactctatAATAATGTAGAGCACTATAAGTATCAAAGATTATGTTTTTGAATGCATATtagaatttcaatttcaaattcttcATACACTATTATTTTTCAgaatttcaaaatctaaaaaataaaaaataaaaaaatcatgtcAACTTATGTCTTTTGGATCCATTCAATATGAAATAGAATTCAAATAACTTGTTAAGAAGGCTTTCACCATTCGTTTGTTTCTTGTTATAATCTTGGGTTTCAAATAATTTGGATTAGGAGTGgatttttttcatcaaataaAGAATTTAATATGTCATCGTTAATGGTATCAATTTTAAACCTTGAAATTTAGTAAGTACCTTAATTTACATCATTTTTCATTCTAAAAATTCGAATATGAAACTTATAATTATTTCAATCAAGCTTTTAAATTACcataagtgaatcaatttagattaTTTAACAAGATTATATTTACAAATCATCAATGCATCGATTCTCACACTTGTGTACATTTCtccaaatgtcaaataaataaaataggcTATTAGAATGAATGCATTTACAATTTTCAAAGACAATTCTATCTTAAAGTCCAATTTAATtcacttataaaaatttaggtgtttaattaatataattacaaaTCTCACCCAATACAAACTAATGCATTTACGAaattttaggatttaaattaatataattattaattaaacattttaatttctacttttatatataaaagtagtTGATAATTACATTGGTTTTAAAATAGTAGATAAAAAGGCAGAATAAGGTTGGAAGTTAAAGTATGAAACCTTAATATTTAacgttttattattttaatggaTAATTAGAGGGGGGAAATTAGGAAGTAAGCGTGTTTAAGTGGGTAGTTGAGAACCGTTTGATTTGATGACTAAAGTCAAGTTGACTTTTAAGATTGTCGGCGTTTTGCATGAAACAACGGTCTATAATGTCCACACATGATTATAGCCGGAAAACAGAGCTGATAACTGAAAAGCAGAAAACCCCATGAGATaaatatgcaaaaaaaaaaaaaaaaagaaagaaaaaagaaagaaagaaaaattaaaaagaaaaaataaaaggtttTAAGGATTGGTGACATGGCAAGAGGAGGGA encodes:
- the LOC120082723 gene encoding mitogen-activated protein kinase kinase kinase 18-like, which encodes MVKTTPLSWTRTKSVIGKGSFGTVSVGIGKSDGRIFAVKSVEQSIGFRRQIESLENEIRILRSLNSPYVVGFLGDDVSNESPTTSFRNLHMEYLPGGTVADDATAAGDDKLLRERTRCLVSALSYIHSKGIVHCDVKGRNILIGLNPRVVKLADFGSAIELSRAGDRCLGSIAPRGSPLWMAPEVVRGEFQGPESDVWSVGCTVIEMVTGKPAWEDFGADTLSRIGFSDDLPDFPTRLSDVGRDFLRKCLRRNPSERWSCDRLLQHPFLAAAASPEIAVENSPRCVLDWVNGSFSDDEEEIPIANETSGFGGQESELSGKERIGKLSTSVWPNWESDGWSPVRSCCSEAAAETEAICREEEEDDEGAEWEYGNLRGVEGEMEGTSSEYLEFVADNHGKLGAEYSNHGGMKIPERPRNNYGGSDGDGGGSGGLSFRRWGSERDEITTITSWKYSIEWILCYYYYWKILMKQLVLFGNYTLLPLCLKTLP